The Hemitrygon akajei unplaced genomic scaffold, sHemAka1.3 Scf000061, whole genome shotgun sequence genome contains a region encoding:
- the LOC140721755 gene encoding uncharacterized protein has product MNILVRHQRVHTGEKPFTCPVCGKGFTQSSTLQSHQRVHTGERPFTCSDCGSRFTQLSSLQRHQRIHTGEKPFICSECGKGFTHSSNLQRHQRVHTGEQPFTCSDCGKRFTQSSQLQRHQQVHSGERPFTCSICGKRFTDPSNLQSHQRVHTGEKPFTCSDCGKRFTQSSQLQRHQQVHSGERPFTCSVCGKRFTDPSNLQSHQRVHTGEKPFTCSVCGKRFTDPSYLQSHQRVHTGEKPFTCSVCGKGFTQSSQLQSHQHVHSGERPFTCSVCGKRFTQLSSLRRHERIHTGEKPLICSECGKGFSDPSNLQSHQRVHTGEKPFTCSECGKRFTQSSSLQRHERIHTGVKPFICSECGKGFTDPSNLQSHQRVHTGEKLFTC; this is encoded by the exons atgAATATCCTCGTG agacaccagcgagttcacactggggagaagccattcacctgcccagtctgtgggaagggattcactcagtcatccaccctgcagagtcatcagcgagttcacactggggagaggcccttcacctgctcagactgtgggagcagattcactcagttatccagcctacagagacatcagcgaattcacactggggagaagccgttcatctgctcagaatgtgggaagggattcactcactcatccaacctacagagacatcagcgagttcacactggagagcagccgttcacctgctcagactgtgggaagagattcactcagtcatcccaactacagagacaccagcaagttcacagtggggagaggccattcacctgctcaatctgtgggaagagattcactgatccatccaacctacagagtcatcagcgagttcacactggggagaagccgttcacctgctcagactgtgggaagagattcactcagtcatcccaactacagagacaccagcaagttcacagtggggagaggccattcacctgctcagtctgtgggaagagattcactgatccatccaacctacagagtcatcagcgagttcacactggggagaagccattcacctgctcagtctgtgggaagagattcactgatccatcctacctacagagtcatcagcgagttcacactggggagaagccattcacctgttcagtctgtgggaagggatttactcagtcatcccaactacagagtcatcagcatgttcacagtggggagaggccgttcacctgctcagtctgtgggaagagattcactcagttatccagccTACGGAGGCatgagcgaattcacactggggagaagccgctcatctgctcagaatgtgggaagggattctctgatccatccaacctacagagtcatcagcgagttcacactggggagaagccgttcacctgttcagaatgtgggaagaggttcactcagtcatccagcctacagaggcatgagcgaattcacactggggtgaagccgttcatctgctcagaatgtgggaagggattcactgatccatccaacctacagagtcatcagcgagttcacactggggagaagctattcacctgctga